A segment of the Asterias amurensis chromosome 11, ASM3211899v1 genome:
GAGATTCGTGGAGACAATAGGAGCTGAACAAACCTCAAAGTTCTAGGAGCATTGGTCTCCCTCCGCTTATTACATAGGGCTGGGGGAGATCCTCCCCCCTCGGGCAgaaaaggtcatgacctctCCTGCTTTGGAATGTCTCTATTCTCAACTGTTCTCCATGGTTCTACCAATACCATGGTTCTACCACAAAGCTTTTAAAATAACCATCTAAAACAATGCCTGATTTTCCTACACTACAATGAGGAGGAATTAACACTTTCTGACAAATCAGCAAAGGATAGCTTATTATGAACCGTGAACATAGAACAATGAATACAGTTCGATTTCTATAGTATTATCATGGAGgaacaaattaatttattcctccatggtattatCAAGTTACATTTTACGGTTCATTGACTCTTGAAGGGCCCTCTTTAGTTCATCATTTGAATCAAATCATTGCTCATAAATTTCCATTCCAGTAAAAAATGTTTGCAGGCAAAACTTTCAAAACATGGGGTCCTTCCTCCATCCATGATCAAATTACACCAACACCAGCTACCAAACCTCCTATATTGTATAATTGTGTATTGTACTGAAAAGAAAACATGAATCCACACTTTTTGCAGACTGCCACGGCCGGCCGACATAAATTTGTGAATCTGGTTATATAATCCTGCTTATGGTTTATCCTGGCAACTGACTAACTGACTATAAAATACTCACGTCTTGATCGTGAACACCGAAGTCTTTCGCCAAATCCGCAAATCTATCCGCCGTGATGTACCCGAGGTTTCCTTCGTCCAGAGCCTCAAAAACAGTCCTAAGATGCCGATCAGAGGCCATGGCCTATATAAGATTATCAATTCCTTTCTCCATGCAAGACTTGCCTCACAATTTCGCTGACATTTTCGAGGAAACTCCTGGAGGAAAATTCAAGCGTTGTTTCCGTATCCTGTTGTTACCGCATCAGCAGCTGTGTGTGCGTGTGTTGTGTCTGCTGctgttttgtgtacattttcctTACCGTAAAAGACCGCACCACGCGCTAAACATAAACTTGTACAAGCCTGTCTGTCACTACTTTATTGCGGTACCTCCCAACGTTGGGATCGCCAAGTCAAAAATTGCCGTGAAAACCTTCTGGCTTATTATTGCAGTGGTTTTGCACTGTTTTGGTATGAGTACTGTATTTATAGTTTATAGTGAACACTCATAAGATAACAGTTTAATTATCATATTATTCTCACAACAGCTCAAAATTACAAAGGACTTGGAGCAACTTTAGGACACAGCGTTTGTTGACTTTCATCTTTGGTCAACCATGGCGCATGGGTCACCAACTCAATTTCTAAGAAACTTGTGTTTCGGTCACTTCAAGGCTAAGGTCTATTCGCGAAAAGAGTCAAGGTGAAGCAGCTGTTATAGACTCAAACAATGGATGTCTGACAAACAATAATAAAGTGTGACGCATAGTCGCATACTGTGTATGTGTTATTGGTGGTGGTTgaggacggggggggggggggggggcgctagATGCAACTCGGAGAACACATCGTTTTAGAGGTAGGTAGTGATGGATTATCGGTGACAACCTCCACGATACAAGTTAGATTCAGGAAGATAACTTACCATAGTCAGAGTTACATACATTATATCGTATATGTTACTCCTTTTTAATCTGATTAATTGAACTCTGAACTTGTCACTCACATAACCGTTAAATTTAACAATGAGAGTGTAGGGCaacatcaccccccccccccctccccccaaacaaaaactcATGATTTTAAAGTTCGAGCATCGGAGATAAATTATGGTTtgagtaattaaaaaaatacaatttggatattgttttttttttctgtgcaagaACTTTATTGGGTGCGAAAGTGATACATTCAAAAGCCATGAAACGTTTTAAAATAttccacaaaaaaatgaaagaataaatgaaagaataaacaaaatacataataATACATGAATAAGTAGCAAAAATAATAAGGAATAGCTAAATAAACCCATCAACAAATTAATACACAAATATAATAATGAGAGATATGGGCCTATTAATAACCaaacaacataatttttttttcattttcagcggTTTCATCTACCAAAGAGTTATTGTACCGTATGATATACTGCAGaaccaaaagagggcgctattctacATTATAATGGGGCCGGCCAACCTGAATAATTGAAGCATGTAGCAGTATCGCGCTGCCTGTGAGGTAGGCCAACGCTGAGTAAACTATATCATAGCAAAATGTAGGGGCATTTTTATGAAACAAAGTAATTATAGGACGAAAATGTAATATTTACATGCCTGCACATTAACATTGAGCCTCCTCTCAAATAAtccattgtgttttttaaataataataataatgttacaaACACTGGGTGCAGAAGAACTATTTTTAGGAAAATTAATGGTTATACAAATTTACGTAGTAAGAAAGAATATTCCAGAAATGTGTAAACCTCACTGGTTTAGTAATTCTTAGACGGCTTCTTTAAGAATTAAATCAGTTTCagaaactttaaacaaaattgagaaacattttactttgaagtaatcatggttatataaaaagatacaatttttttgcctccaaaacaaatttgaaaataaaaggctttactgcggtaacgcttctcagattgtgtattcctttaGGAATTATTCTGTATTTCTGCGTCGGAGTTCAGGGGATATCTATAACGCAACcagcttttgaaatgaaattttcactggtaaataattgttattgtaCGTACACTTAACTAAAATTACAttattggttttgctagcaaaaaagttgatGGCAGTGTAAGAACTTTATGTAACTAtattgacaaacctgtagaagttcgagatcgatggGCTATTCTGGGTCaagagagaatagtgaaaaaaaaaagattacaaattttgcattgcatcgataccaaaacaaaaaattcatgAATAAAACGCTTACTGACttataaactccaaacgcgaagttagattatttatttctcatcaaatatgaaatttcagacaaaaatatttcaaggcatatttatcatcatcattagaacgTGTAAGTTGGGGGTGTTTGAAGTTGTCTTTTCCACTTTGTTGTCTCCTACAACTACATACTGCTTCAATCATTCAGTCTTTTAAACCgtcaagtttgttttaaaggaacacgttgccctgggtcggtcgagttggtctttgaaaagcgtttgtaaccgtttgtaataaaatgcatatggttagaaagatgttttaaagtagaatacaatgatccacacaaatttgcctcgaaattgcgtggttttctttttactttgcgaactaacaccgtcggccatttttgggagtcaaaaatttgactcccataaatggccgaccgtgttagtcgacgaggtaaaatgaaaaccacgcaatttggagtgatacttgtgtggatcattatattctacctttTAATTATCTATCaaaccatatgcaatttataacaaacggttacaaacgcttttcaaagaccaactcggccgatccaaggcaacgtgttcctttaattttccGTGAGTGATTTGAACGAACCGTTGAAGTCGATCCCTGTCGGTTAATGTCGGTCTTTGCCGGTGACTAGAGGAACGATTATTCAAAGTTTGAAGTAGACACAACCCTCAATATCTTCGGAGTTGCCGTGATCCTCCTCAAGACGAGTGACGTCATTGAGCTGACATTTCTTCTCTTTCTCGCTGCTCTGCCATATATTAAAGGAGCGGCAACGAGGATCTGTTGTACACGCCCAGCCACAAGCAATCACACCCTCTACGGCAAGGTTGTCGATGACGTGATTGAGGGGGCAGTATTGAGAGACACGCCCATTGTGATCAATCAGGGTGTGGTAGACTGGCACGGTAGGGACCGGCATCTCACATACGGCTTCTTTATGAAATGTGGTATCGACATATTTGCAACTTACGTTATCAGACCAAGCTCCACCGTTGTATATAGTCATTCGGGCACAGTTCAACCCTGCGTCGTTGTGAGGATTGTTCGGATACCAGTTGGTGAATCTTGCAGGCTGACCTCCACACAGCCAAACTCCTTCTTGAGCAGCATCTGTGCAGCCGATCCACATACCAACGCCCTCTTTCACTGGCCACTCGAAGATGAAGTTGCTTTCTTCTCTTGAATCAGGCACTATGAGGTTGCTCCCTAGTCGCTTGCATGCCGCCTCGGCTTGCATCCAGTTCATCTTCTCAGGCAGTAAGATGTAGCAAGACTGACGCCATTTTACCCAGCCAGTCGGACAAGAGGAGTGGACGATAACAATGCTTTGCATTGTTATCAATATAAAGAGATGAAACAGAATGAAATTCattctttgaagaaaaaacaacatctTGTGCACAACAACTATGGTTTCCATGTCACTCTAAACACAGTTTTCCACAAGTGTCATCAAAATACCATAGGTTACCACACCATGTAAAATGAAACGTACCCGTCGCACGAGCGACACGCTAAGTTGTGCTAATTTTACCCTTCATGCTTGAACAATAAGAGAGAGAGCTAAATGGTGATTACACTTCGAACTGTTGGTGCGTAAGTAAATTTTGCAAATTAGCTGGCTTCAGCCAACCGGTTGGGATGGCAACCAGAAAACacataatactaataatacagAAGTCTTAATttatagtgcacgtatctaccaaacaaggtactcaatgcgctgagtattttttatacaaactttcagaaagataagttattgcagtgatgaattttgaaacCCAATTAGTAAGCGCCTTAtcagggtttacaaggtgcagtGGCGCATACAGTaaccacagccaggaacaccggggcgcaccccttctcttttcgataagtgcactgggttcttttacatgcgtttacacaacacatgggaccaacggctttacgtcccttcCGAAGGACGACGCagtgttaagtgtcttgcttaaaggcactggacactattggtagttgtcaaagactagtcttcacagttggtgtattacaacgtatgcataaaataacgaaccagtgaaaatttgagctcaatcggtcgtcaaagttgcgagataataatgaaagaaaaaacacccctgtcacacgaagttgtgtgcgttcagatgcttgattttgagacctcaaattctgaacctgaggtctcgtaatcaaattcgtggaaaattactactttctcaaaaactactccacttcagtggaagccgtttctcacaatgttgtaatCTACCAGCCTTtaatggacacaagtgtcacggcttgggattcgaatccacactctgctgatcagaaacaccatagtttgaattcggtgctcctaaccgcttggccacgacacttccacaagtgTCACCGATGTTTTGAAGAACCTGTCAAGAGACAATAAGAGCACACCGAGATCCTGGGGAGTATtgtaattattatatattattctGATCCGATTTATCCAGGGCAGAATTAGCCCATGTTCACACCGGTCGAACGGAGAGTGGGCGGGTGGGGGATGTCAGCCGATGGGGGTCTtcctttgaaaatgttgtttgtcTTTATCTATGAAGTTGGTTTATAATGTCTCTTACACATGCACTTAATGCTTCAGTTAGTCTATTTTATATTCTGTTTTAAACTGCCaaagtttgttttaaactgTCTCGGAGTAAACGCACTATTGAAGGTGCTCCCTGTCGGTTCATGCCGGTCATTGCCGGTGATTTTACTTCATTGAAGAACAAAACAGATTGGTGTGAATTGAAATACTCATACAAGTCAAAAGTGAAAGTTCAGCTGAATATTACAGTGCTGCCTAAACTTGCTGCTAGATCAGGAAATAACTGTCATGGCGATTTCACAGGAACGTCGAATACATCCACGGTCTGTGAGTTGACAGCGGGTTCATTGTATCTCTGGCAACATCAATCGCTAACGGACACCGTTACAGTTCAAAGTAAACACAACCCTCGACATCCTTGGAGTGGGTGTGATCGTCCTCAAGAAAGGTTGCGTTGTTTAGTTGACA
Coding sequences within it:
- the LOC139944647 gene encoding aggrecan core protein-like; translated protein: MLFFLQRMNFILFHLFILITMQSIVIVHSSCPTGWVKWRQSCYILLPEKMNWMQAEAACKRLGSNLIVPDSREESNFIFEWPVKEGVGMWIGCTDAAQEGVWLCGGQPARFTNWYPNNPHNDAGLNCARMTIYNGGAWSDNVSCKYVDTTFHKEAVCEMPVPTVPVYHTLIDHNGRVSQYCPLNHVIDNLAVEGVIACGWACTTDPRCRSFNIWQSSEKEKKCQLNDVTRLEEDHGNSEDIEGCVYFKL